The following coding sequences lie in one Aquipuribacter nitratireducens genomic window:
- a CDS encoding SRPBCC family protein produces MSSIVRTIPVTVPAEAAWLRLADVGAVNRLLTFLGDVTVDGDTRTCALGDLGTLREIILSVDEENRRVAYTIVEAPLPFTHHSAAFHLQADGAGGTVLSWTTDFLPAELRPQVEALVDQGVQSLTEALGRA; encoded by the coding sequence ATGAGCTCCATCGTCCGCACCATCCCCGTGACCGTCCCAGCCGAGGCTGCGTGGCTCCGACTGGCCGACGTCGGCGCGGTCAACCGCCTGCTGACGTTCCTCGGCGACGTCACCGTCGACGGCGACACCCGCACCTGCGCCCTTGGGGACCTCGGCACGCTCCGGGAAATCATCCTGAGCGTCGACGAGGAGAACCGACGCGTCGCGTACACGATCGTCGAGGCGCCCCTGCCCTTCACGCACCACTCGGCGGCCTTCCACCTGCAGGCCGACGGTGCCGGCGGCACCGTCCTGTCCTGGACGACCGACTTCCTGCCCGCTGAGCTGCGCCCCCAGGTGGAGGCGTTGGTGGATCAGGGCGTGCAGTCCCTGACCGAGGCGCTGGGACGAGCATGA
- a CDS encoding Crp/Fnr family transcriptional regulator — translation MTPEPGTRQPVFCLNEVEILRDLDQQEMESIAARAAMRVLERGSLVWSPIDGREVLYIVKSGRVRLLRSTADGRTMTLAVLGPGALFGQMRLLGQDMRTSSAEAFEDVVLCQMTEADVRSLLLADPRIAARITEGLGRRLAEVEQRLADALLKSAPQRVAATVATLAGAGPSSSRLTGPRGQEVRLTHAQLADLVGTTRETTTKVLGDLQSRGLVALRRGKVVVLDVERLQLLSEEPL, via the coding sequence GTGACCCCAGAACCCGGCACGCGTCAGCCCGTGTTCTGCCTGAACGAGGTCGAGATCCTCCGCGACCTCGACCAGCAGGAGATGGAGTCCATCGCGGCCCGCGCCGCCATGCGTGTCTTGGAGCGGGGGAGCCTCGTCTGGTCACCCATTGACGGCCGCGAGGTCCTCTACATCGTGAAGTCGGGCCGGGTACGCCTGCTGCGCTCGACCGCGGACGGCCGCACCATGACCCTGGCGGTGCTCGGGCCCGGCGCGCTGTTCGGGCAGATGCGCCTGCTCGGGCAGGACATGCGCACCAGCAGCGCGGAGGCGTTCGAGGACGTCGTGCTCTGCCAGATGACCGAGGCCGACGTGCGCTCGCTGCTGCTGGCTGACCCGCGGATCGCGGCCCGGATCACGGAGGGCCTTGGTCGTCGGCTGGCCGAGGTCGAGCAGCGGCTCGCCGACGCGCTGCTGAAGTCGGCCCCGCAGCGGGTCGCCGCGACGGTGGCCACCCTTGCCGGCGCCGGACCCTCGTCGTCGCGTCTGACGGGGCCGCGCGGGCAGGAGGTCCGACTCACCCACGCCCAGCTGGCCGACCTCGTGGGGACGACGCGAGAGACCACGACGAAGGTGCTCGGTGACCTCCAGTCCCGCGGTCTCGTGGCCCTGCGCCGCGGCAAGGTCGTCGTGCTGGACGTCGAGCGCCTGCAGCTCCTCAGCGAGGAGCCGCTGTGA
- a CDS encoding alpha/beta fold hydrolase: protein MPERRPESRTTTIEGTPLRWLEQPASEDRSGVPVVLVHGIPTSSALWRHVVPLLPGLGVLVPEMTGYGDSIPAGAGRDIGLAAQADRLLAWLDGRGVREAVLVGHDLGGGVVQIMAVRRPELCAGLLLTNAVGYDSWPVPSVKVLAAARGLVARLPGRVVTSSLAGLFVRGHDNAATAAESRRTHMRPYLEHGAGPALARQVASLDVRDTLEVSPRLAELRVPARVMWGDADPFQKVEYGERFADDLRVPLHRIEGGRHFTPEDHPDVLAAHVLDLHREVVQRRR from the coding sequence ATGCCCGAGCGTCGACCCGAGTCCCGCACGACGACCATCGAGGGCACGCCCCTGCGCTGGCTGGAGCAGCCGGCGAGCGAGGACCGCAGCGGCGTGCCGGTCGTGCTGGTGCACGGCATCCCGACCTCGTCCGCACTGTGGCGGCACGTCGTGCCGCTGCTGCCGGGCCTGGGGGTGCTGGTCCCGGAGATGACCGGCTACGGCGACAGCATCCCGGCCGGCGCCGGGCGCGACATCGGCCTGGCCGCGCAGGCCGACCGCCTGCTCGCCTGGCTCGACGGGCGGGGCGTGCGGGAGGCGGTCCTCGTGGGCCACGACCTCGGCGGCGGTGTCGTGCAGATCATGGCCGTCCGGCGTCCCGAGCTGTGCGCCGGCCTGCTCCTCACCAACGCCGTCGGGTACGACTCCTGGCCGGTCCCGTCGGTCAAGGTGCTCGCGGCCGCGCGCGGGCTGGTGGCCCGGCTGCCCGGTCGTGTCGTCACGTCGTCGTTGGCGGGGCTGTTCGTCCGCGGCCACGACAACGCGGCAACGGCGGCGGAGTCCCGGCGGACCCACATGCGTCCCTACCTCGAGCACGGGGCCGGACCGGCCCTCGCCCGGCAGGTGGCCTCGCTCGACGTCCGCGACACCCTGGAGGTCTCGCCCCGGCTCGCGGAGCTGCGTGTGCCGGCTCGCGTGATGTGGGGTGATGCGGACCCCTTCCAGAAGGTCGAGTACGGCGAGCGGTTCGCCGACGACCTCCGGGTGCCGCTGCACCGGATCGAGGGCGGTCGGCACTTCACCCCGGAGGACCATCCAGACGTGCTCGCCGCCCACGTGCTCGACCTGCACCGCGAGGTGGTTCAGCGGCGGCGCTAG
- a CDS encoding cytochrome c biogenesis CcdA family protein produces the protein MGIDVAALSLALAAGAVAAVNPCGFALLPAYVTLAVTGDDDGAVSRSRAIGRALRFTAGMTVGFVLVFAAFALLLAGVSSALQQVLPYLTVLMGVALVGVGVWLMAGRALPGLPRVAGGRLGGAPGRGFGSVVGYGVTFALVSLSCTIGPFLAVVFSSLSVGGYAGVVVSFVVYAAGMGAVVGVLALSVALAQAQVVRAVRRAGRVLPRVAGGLVLLAGLYVAWYGWFELRVLAGTTTSDPVVDRALAVQGALTRLLQGAGPTAVYAVAAGVVVLAAVTVLTRRSRRTRGSRRAEPVL, from the coding sequence ATGGGGATCGATGTCGCCGCCCTCTCCCTGGCCCTGGCCGCCGGCGCAGTGGCGGCGGTCAACCCCTGCGGGTTCGCCCTGCTGCCGGCCTACGTGACCCTCGCGGTGACCGGTGACGACGACGGGGCCGTCAGCCGCAGCCGGGCCATCGGGCGCGCGCTCCGCTTCACCGCGGGGATGACGGTCGGCTTCGTCCTGGTCTTCGCCGCGTTCGCCCTACTCCTCGCCGGCGTCAGCTCGGCGCTGCAGCAGGTCCTGCCGTACCTGACGGTCCTGATGGGCGTCGCCCTGGTGGGCGTCGGCGTGTGGCTGATGGCCGGTCGCGCGCTGCCGGGGCTACCGAGGGTCGCCGGTGGCCGGCTGGGCGGCGCGCCGGGGCGCGGGTTCGGCTCCGTCGTCGGCTACGGCGTCACCTTCGCCCTCGTCAGCCTGTCCTGCACGATCGGACCCTTCCTGGCGGTGGTGTTCTCCTCGCTGTCCGTCGGCGGGTACGCCGGCGTCGTGGTGTCGTTCGTCGTCTACGCCGCTGGGATGGGGGCGGTCGTCGGCGTGCTCGCGCTGTCGGTGGCGCTGGCGCAGGCCCAGGTCGTCCGCGCGGTGCGACGCGCCGGACGAGTGCTGCCGCGGGTGGCCGGCGGGCTGGTCCTGCTGGCCGGGCTCTACGTGGCCTGGTATGGCTGGTTCGAGTTGCGGGTCCTGGCCGGCACCACGACATCTGATCCGGTGGTCGACCGTGCCCTCGCCGTGCAGGGCGCCCTCACCCGGCTGCTGCAGGGCGCGGGCCCCACTGCGGTCTACGCCGTGGCGGCCGGTGTCGTGGTCCTGGCCGCCGTCACCGTCCTGACCCGTCGGTCGCGCCGGACCCGCGGCTCCCGACGGGCAGAACCCGTCCTGTGA
- a CDS encoding YgaP family membrane protein has protein sequence MTVKERIIAANTTRNVGRTDRAVRALLPFVVLLLWWAEVLPTWAALPLGLFTLMLFPTAFTAACSIYYALGWSTCPVRPDRQDRAA, from the coding sequence ATGACCGTCAAGGAGCGGATCATCGCCGCCAACACGACCCGTAACGTGGGGCGCACCGACCGGGCCGTTCGAGCACTGCTGCCGTTCGTCGTTCTCCTCCTGTGGTGGGCTGAGGTTCTGCCGACGTGGGCGGCGCTGCCACTCGGCCTGTTCACGCTCATGCTGTTCCCCACCGCTTTCACCGCGGCCTGCAGCATCTACTACGCCCTCGGGTGGTCGACCTGCCCCGTGCGCCCCGACCGTCAGGACCGGGCCGCGTGA
- the lgt gene encoding prolipoprotein diacylglyceryl transferase, protein MTPTDLLALSTGIPSPAQGTWDLWVLPVRAYALLVITGIVVGGYVGERRWTARGGRPGTVVDVLTWAVPAGLVGARLYHVVSRWQDYVGPGQDPWDVLRVWEGGLAIFGGLIGGALGAWFGARRHGVRLPAFADALAPGLAVGQAIGRWGNWFNQELFGTPTSLPWGLRIDPENRPEQFADAETFHPTFLYESLWNLGVAGVVVWADRRFRLGHGRAFALYLALYAFGRFWLEMLRTDVANVVLGLRVNQLTALVVVLAASAYVIISARLRPGREDVVQDLPGPAVQEGRVTSP, encoded by the coding sequence ATGACCCCGACGGACCTGCTGGCGCTGAGCACCGGTATCCCCAGCCCGGCACAGGGCACGTGGGACCTGTGGGTGCTCCCGGTGCGGGCGTACGCCTTGCTCGTCATCACGGGGATCGTGGTCGGGGGCTACGTGGGCGAGCGTCGCTGGACCGCCCGTGGCGGGCGGCCGGGGACGGTGGTCGACGTGCTGACGTGGGCGGTCCCCGCCGGGCTCGTCGGTGCACGGCTCTACCACGTGGTGTCCCGCTGGCAGGACTACGTCGGGCCGGGGCAGGACCCCTGGGACGTGCTCCGGGTGTGGGAGGGCGGGCTCGCCATCTTCGGCGGCCTGATCGGCGGAGCGCTCGGCGCGTGGTTCGGGGCCCGCCGCCACGGTGTCCGGCTGCCGGCATTCGCCGACGCGCTGGCCCCGGGGCTGGCCGTCGGCCAGGCCATCGGACGCTGGGGCAACTGGTTCAACCAGGAGCTGTTCGGCACGCCGACGTCGCTGCCGTGGGGACTGCGCATCGACCCGGAGAACCGGCCCGAGCAGTTCGCGGACGCCGAGACGTTCCACCCCACTTTCCTGTACGAGTCTCTGTGGAACCTAGGGGTCGCCGGGGTGGTCGTCTGGGCGGACCGCCGGTTCCGGCTGGGCCACGGCCGGGCCTTCGCGTTGTACCTGGCGCTGTACGCCTTCGGACGGTTCTGGCTGGAGATGCTGCGCACCGACGTCGCCAACGTCGTGCTCGGGCTGCGCGTCAACCAGCTGACCGCGCTGGTGGTCGTGCTGGCGGCGAGCGCCTACGTCATCATCAGTGCGCGGCTGCGCCCCGGGCGCGAGGACGTCGTCCAGGACCTACCCGGGCCCGCCGTTCAGGAGGGCCGCGTGACGAGTCCCTGA
- a CDS encoding TetR/AcrR family transcriptional regulator, which translates to MAPSVGRPLGFERDAALDAVVDAFWTHGYAGATTSLLEASTGLARSSLLNTFGPKDRLCLAAVDRYQERMDAWLVAPMASGEEGVADLERFFDVLASLKESPPGSSGCLVVNLSAEAPARLEGMAQRVERYRSHLRDGFVAALGRAERLGEITPGSRAQRADLLLGIAVAVNWTARSVSAQEAQRLARSAAALPREWAGC; encoded by the coding sequence ATGGCACCGAGTGTTGGCAGGCCGTTGGGCTTCGAACGCGACGCTGCGCTTGATGCGGTGGTGGACGCCTTCTGGACGCACGGCTACGCCGGCGCGACCACGTCCCTGCTGGAAGCCTCGACCGGCCTGGCGCGGTCGAGCCTGCTCAACACCTTCGGCCCCAAGGACCGGCTGTGCCTCGCGGCGGTGGACCGGTACCAGGAGCGGATGGACGCGTGGCTGGTGGCCCCGATGGCCAGCGGCGAGGAGGGGGTGGCGGACCTCGAGCGGTTCTTCGACGTGCTGGCGTCCTTGAAGGAGTCGCCACCGGGATCCAGCGGTTGCCTGGTGGTCAACCTCTCGGCCGAGGCCCCGGCCAGGCTGGAGGGCATGGCGCAGCGGGTCGAGCGCTACCGGAGCCACCTTCGTGACGGGTTCGTGGCGGCGTTGGGGCGGGCCGAGCGGCTGGGTGAGATCACTCCTGGCTCCCGAGCCCAACGTGCCGACCTCCTCCTGGGCATCGCCGTGGCAGTGAACTGGACGGCCCGGTCAGTCTCCGCGCAGGAGGCGCAGCGGCTCGCTCGCTCGGCCGCGGCGCTTCCCCGCGAGTGGGCTGGCTGCTGA
- a CDS encoding DUF3179 domain-containing protein — MRPRPRRVGPIAVLVVAVAAVVVTIGLGLGPGSRSAPGAGAGVQEAAPAGPAPGGGSAERPVDAVVEESPREDVPSALDDMTDAALPSPLVDPAAVMSGGPPPDGIPPIDEPRFLAVAEVDFLADDEPVVVLSVDGDTRAYPVQVLTWHEVVNDVVAGRPVVVTYCPLCNTALAFERTVGEKVLGFGTSGRLYLSNLLMYDRQTESLWPQAEGRAVAGVLTGTELDRLPVALLPWEQFRDAFPDALVLSRDTGALRDYGRNPYQGYDDVEASPFLFRGEVDPRLPAMARVVGLGDPSDPVAVVTDELLARGVVELQVSGEPVLVLGAPGQASALDTPEIADGADVGTTGAFAATLDGRTLTLRPGAAPGQFVDDVTGSTWDVQGRAVAGAEAGRQLQRLASTDTFWFSWQSFWPDTLLVP, encoded by the coding sequence ATGCGCCCCCGCCCCCGTCGGGTGGGGCCCATCGCGGTGCTGGTCGTCGCGGTCGCAGCGGTCGTCGTGACCATCGGGCTCGGCCTGGGGCCCGGGTCGCGGTCCGCCCCCGGCGCAGGCGCCGGGGTCCAGGAGGCCGCTCCAGCCGGCCCCGCCCCGGGCGGCGGCTCGGCGGAGCGCCCGGTGGACGCCGTGGTGGAGGAGAGCCCGCGCGAGGACGTGCCGTCCGCGCTGGACGACATGACCGACGCGGCGCTCCCGTCCCCGCTCGTAGACCCTGCCGCCGTGATGTCCGGCGGCCCGCCCCCGGACGGCATCCCTCCGATCGACGAGCCGCGGTTCCTGGCCGTCGCCGAGGTCGACTTCCTCGCCGACGACGAGCCGGTGGTCGTGCTGAGTGTGGACGGTGACACCCGCGCCTACCCCGTGCAGGTCCTCACCTGGCACGAGGTCGTCAACGACGTCGTGGCCGGGCGGCCGGTCGTGGTTACGTACTGCCCGCTGTGCAACACCGCACTGGCCTTCGAGCGGACAGTAGGCGAGAAGGTGCTCGGCTTCGGCACGTCGGGACGGCTGTACCTGTCCAACCTCCTGATGTACGACCGGCAGACGGAGTCGCTGTGGCCGCAGGCGGAGGGCCGTGCCGTCGCGGGAGTGCTCACCGGGACCGAGCTCGACCGGCTGCCCGTCGCGCTGCTGCCCTGGGAGCAGTTCCGGGACGCGTTCCCCGACGCCCTGGTGCTGTCGAGGGACACCGGGGCCTTGCGCGACTACGGCCGCAACCCCTACCAGGGCTACGACGACGTCGAGGCGTCACCGTTCCTGTTCCGCGGCGAGGTCGACCCGCGACTGCCGGCGATGGCCCGTGTGGTCGGGCTGGGGGACCCCTCGGACCCGGTGGCCGTGGTCACCGACGAGCTGCTGGCGCGCGGCGTCGTGGAGCTGCAGGTGTCCGGCGAGCCGGTCCTCGTCCTCGGGGCACCCGGGCAGGCCTCGGCGCTGGACACCCCGGAGATCGCCGACGGGGCCGACGTCGGCACGACGGGCGCGTTCGCCGCCACGCTCGACGGAAGGACGCTGACGCTGCGGCCGGGAGCGGCCCCCGGGCAGTTCGTGGACGACGTCACCGGCTCGACGTGGGACGTGCAGGGTCGCGCCGTCGCCGGAGCTGAGGCCGGGCGCCAGCTGCAGCGGCTGGCCAGCACCGACACCTTCTGGTTCTCGTGGCAGTCCTTCTGGCCGGACACCCTCCTGGTGCCGTGA
- a CDS encoding redoxin domain-containing protein — translation MQGTTLDGDTISATELDGPVVYWFWAPWCTVCRAEAPTVAEVAKRWEGEVTFLGVASRGPQDDMDAFVVETGTGGIRHIADLDGSIWAQLGVSAQPAFVFVDREGVATGWLGGLGEQQLDDVTASLAG, via the coding sequence GTGCAGGGCACCACCCTGGACGGCGACACGATCTCCGCCACCGAGCTCGACGGGCCTGTCGTGTACTGGTTCTGGGCCCCGTGGTGCACCGTGTGCCGGGCCGAGGCCCCTACGGTCGCGGAGGTCGCCAAGCGCTGGGAGGGCGAGGTGACCTTCCTCGGGGTGGCGTCCCGCGGCCCTCAGGACGACATGGACGCCTTCGTCGTCGAGACCGGCACCGGCGGCATCCGCCACATCGCCGACCTCGACGGCTCCATCTGGGCGCAGCTCGGGGTGTCCGCCCAGCCGGCGTTCGTGTTCGTCGACCGTGAGGGCGTGGCAACCGGCTGGCTCGGCGGCCTCGGGGAACAGCAGCTCGACGACGTCACGGCCTCCCTGGCGGGCTGA
- a CDS encoding dihydrolipoyl dehydrogenase family protein has protein sequence MSARDCDLLVIGAGATGLAAARTASSAGRRVVVVEAARPGGDCTHYGCVPSKTLLDVAHRASAAREGRRLGVGEMGKVDFPAVMRHVHDVIDRIEQDESPELLRREGIDLLTGWARFVEVSERGTTVDVDGTRVRAARVVIASGANAAVPPVEGLADVPYLTNATVFGLTEQPQHLLVMGGGAIGVELAQAFAGLGTNVTLVEGAPRLLGKEEPQAAAVMAGVLTRQGVDVRTGSQVASVRRGPGGGVVLTLDEGSEVAGSHLLVAVGRRPATAGMDLDRVDIETGQGGAVVTDEQLRTSAPGVWAAGDCTTPLQFTHVGDAQGRLAAHNAFARSSRLPELLGGPGRFDPRVVPWVTFTAPEVGRVGLTEAEAFERYGARARVAVVTMAETDRSRTQSATDGYVKLVAGPRRLAPHRLLDEVVGMTAVSPHAGELAHTAALAMRTRMLAARLAQTVAPYPTYSLALRIAAARLFSTFAGQTWRPARASEDGENA, from the coding sequence ATGAGTGCCCGCGACTGCGACCTCCTCGTCATCGGCGCCGGTGCCACCGGCCTGGCGGCGGCACGGACGGCTAGTTCGGCCGGGCGCCGGGTGGTAGTGGTCGAGGCGGCGCGGCCCGGTGGTGACTGCACCCACTACGGGTGCGTGCCGAGCAAGACCCTGCTCGACGTCGCCCACCGGGCCTCTGCCGCCCGCGAGGGCCGTCGCCTCGGAGTCGGTGAGATGGGCAAGGTCGACTTCCCGGCCGTCATGCGACACGTGCACGACGTCATCGACCGGATCGAGCAGGACGAGAGCCCGGAGCTCCTCCGTCGGGAGGGCATCGACCTCCTGACGGGCTGGGCCCGCTTCGTCGAGGTGTCCGAACGCGGGACGACCGTCGACGTCGACGGCACGCGGGTGCGTGCCGCACGGGTCGTCATCGCCTCCGGGGCCAACGCCGCCGTCCCGCCGGTCGAGGGTCTCGCCGACGTCCCCTACCTCACCAACGCGACGGTGTTCGGCCTCACCGAGCAGCCGCAGCACCTGCTCGTCATGGGCGGCGGCGCGATCGGGGTCGAGCTCGCCCAGGCCTTCGCCGGTCTCGGCACCAATGTCACGCTGGTCGAGGGCGCCCCTCGCCTGCTCGGCAAGGAGGAGCCGCAGGCGGCGGCGGTCATGGCGGGCGTCCTCACGCGCCAGGGAGTCGACGTCCGAACCGGGTCCCAGGTCGCGTCGGTCAGGCGCGGACCCGGCGGAGGTGTCGTGCTCACCCTGGACGAAGGTAGCGAGGTCGCCGGCTCCCACCTGCTCGTGGCCGTCGGACGCCGACCTGCCACCGCCGGGATGGACCTGGACCGGGTGGACATCGAGACCGGTCAGGGCGGGGCCGTCGTCACCGACGAGCAGCTGCGGACGAGCGCCCCCGGGGTGTGGGCCGCCGGTGACTGCACGACGCCGCTGCAGTTCACCCACGTCGGCGACGCCCAGGGCCGGCTCGCCGCCCACAACGCCTTCGCCCGCAGCAGCCGGCTTCCCGAGCTGCTCGGCGGCCCCGGACGCTTCGACCCGCGGGTCGTGCCGTGGGTGACGTTTACGGCCCCGGAGGTCGGCCGGGTCGGCCTCACCGAGGCGGAGGCGTTCGAGCGCTACGGCGCCCGGGCCCGGGTCGCGGTCGTGACGATGGCCGAGACCGACCGGTCGCGGACGCAGTCGGCCACCGACGGCTACGTCAAGCTCGTCGCAGGCCCCCGTCGTCTCGCTCCGCACCGGCTGCTCGACGAGGTCGTCGGGATGACCGCCGTCAGCCCGCACGCTGGCGAGCTCGCCCACACCGCGGCCCTGGCCATGCGCACCCGGATGCTGGCGGCGCGGCTCGCCCAGACGGTCGCGCCGTACCCGACGTACTCCCTCGCCCTGCGCATCGCAGCTGCCCGCCTGTTCAGCACGTTCGCCGGGCAGACGTGGCGCCCCGCCCGGGCCTCGGAGGACGGCGAGAACGCCTAG
- a CDS encoding RNA polymerase sigma factor translates to MRASAVESAFDRYVVPELPVLYRVARGLTTQPADAEDLVQDTLLRAFRALDSFDGRHPRAWLLTILRRAHLNRLRRRLPRLMDSADALDGTARDDPRAPTSCSSEEVVLRHRIIGELEAAVRALSPPHRRVVLLVDVAGLGYAEAARVLGVPEGTVMSRLYRARRRLRTQLATAPPHVSARDAA, encoded by the coding sequence GTGCGCGCTTCCGCTGTCGAGTCCGCCTTCGACCGCTACGTGGTCCCCGAGCTGCCCGTCCTCTACCGGGTCGCACGGGGCCTGACGACGCAGCCGGCGGACGCGGAGGACCTCGTGCAGGACACCCTGCTGCGGGCGTTCCGGGCCCTCGACTCCTTCGACGGCCGCCACCCGAGAGCGTGGCTGCTCACCATCCTGCGCCGGGCGCACCTGAACCGGCTGCGTCGACGGCTGCCGCGCCTGATGGACTCTGCCGACGCCCTCGACGGGACGGCCCGCGACGACCCGCGGGCGCCGACCAGCTGCTCCAGCGAGGAGGTCGTGCTGCGCCACCGGATCATCGGGGAGCTCGAGGCCGCGGTGCGGGCGCTGTCGCCCCCTCACCGTCGGGTCGTGCTGCTCGTCGACGTCGCGGGGCTCGGCTACGCCGAGGCAGCCCGGGTCCTCGGCGTACCCGAGGGAACGGTGATGAGCCGGCTGTACCGGGCGCGCCGCCGGCTCCGCACCCAGCTGGCGACGGCCCCTCCTCACGTCAGCGCGAGGGATGCGGCATGA
- a CDS encoding dihydrolipoyl dehydrogenase family protein, whose product MGTFDIAVIGLGPGGEHVAGTLAERGLRVLGIEDRLVGGECPYWGCVPSKMMIRAANALAEARRVDGLAGSIGAVRPNWAPVADRIRADATDSWDDAVAVDRFVGKGGTFVRGTGRITGPGRVEVDGLEHTLERGVVVATGTRPAVPPVDGLADVPYWTNHEAIEVEELPASLVVLGGGAVGCELAQVFARFGVDVSIVEAGDRLLPQEEPRAGDLLADVFRAEGITVRTGRSARRVDVDPAAGPDGRDGVAVELSSSETVRGEKLLVATGRTVDVAATGLESVGVAAGALTVPVDERCRVTDGVWAVGDVTGEGAFTHVAMYQAGIVIRDVLGEDGPAADYRALPRVTFTDPEVASVGLSERAARASLTRVRVGTAQVPSTARGWIHKAGNEGFVTVVEDADRGVLVGATAVGPSGGEVLGALAVAVHAQVPVPTLRSMMYAYPTFHRGIEDALRDLA is encoded by the coding sequence ATGGGTACGTTCGACATCGCCGTGATCGGTCTGGGCCCGGGCGGGGAGCACGTCGCCGGCACGCTGGCCGAGCGTGGCCTGCGGGTGCTGGGGATCGAGGACCGCCTGGTCGGAGGGGAGTGCCCGTACTGGGGCTGCGTGCCCTCGAAGATGATGATCCGGGCCGCCAACGCCCTGGCAGAGGCCCGTCGTGTCGACGGCCTGGCCGGCTCGATCGGCGCAGTCCGGCCGAACTGGGCGCCCGTCGCCGACCGGATCCGAGCCGACGCCACGGACAGCTGGGACGACGCGGTCGCCGTCGACCGGTTCGTCGGCAAGGGCGGCACGTTCGTGCGCGGCACCGGCCGGATAACAGGTCCGGGTCGCGTGGAGGTCGACGGGCTCGAGCACACCCTCGAGCGCGGCGTCGTCGTCGCGACCGGGACCCGTCCGGCTGTCCCACCGGTCGACGGCCTCGCTGACGTGCCGTACTGGACGAACCACGAGGCGATCGAGGTCGAGGAGCTGCCCGCCTCCCTCGTCGTGCTGGGCGGGGGCGCCGTGGGCTGTGAGCTGGCTCAGGTGTTCGCTCGCTTCGGCGTCGACGTCAGCATCGTCGAGGCCGGCGACCGGCTCCTGCCCCAGGAGGAGCCGCGAGCAGGCGACCTGCTCGCCGACGTCTTCCGCGCGGAGGGCATCACCGTCCGGACCGGCCGGTCCGCGCGCCGGGTCGACGTCGATCCCGCCGCCGGCCCCGACGGTCGCGACGGCGTGGCGGTCGAGTTGTCGTCGTCGGAGACGGTGCGGGGCGAGAAGCTCCTCGTGGCTACGGGCCGGACGGTCGACGTCGCCGCGACCGGGCTGGAGTCCGTCGGCGTCGCGGCGGGCGCACTGACCGTCCCCGTCGACGAGCGCTGCCGGGTCACCGACGGCGTGTGGGCGGTCGGCGACGTGACGGGCGAGGGTGCCTTCACCCATGTGGCGATGTACCAGGCCGGCATCGTGATCAGGGACGTGCTCGGCGAGGACGGTCCTGCCGCGGACTACCGCGCCCTTCCGCGGGTCACCTTCACCGATCCCGAGGTCGCTTCGGTCGGGCTGAGCGAGCGAGCCGCCAGGGCGTCCCTGACGCGGGTGCGGGTCGGCACGGCGCAGGTGCCCTCGACCGCGCGGGGCTGGATCCACAAGGCCGGGAACGAGGGGTTCGTCACCGTCGTCGAGGACGCCGACCGCGGGGTCCTGGTGGGAGCCACAGCCGTCGGTCCGAGCGGCGGGGAGGTGCTCGGGGCCCTGGCGGTGGCGGTCCACGCGCAGGTGCCGGTGCCCACGCTCAGGTCGATGATGTACGCCTACCCCACCTTCCACCGAGGCATCGAGGACGCGCTGCGCGATCTTGCGTGA